One Gemmatimonadota bacterium DNA window includes the following coding sequences:
- a CDS encoding metalloregulator ArsR/SmtB family transcription factor: MKKNPVFDRLTALADPIRARLLLILERHELTVGELRSALQLPQSTVSRHLRALADSGWVVSREDGTSNRYRMPVRELDAASRRLWQSVRDDFGAHATAARDAERVRAVLADRHSTSQQFFASSAAQWDKLRAELFGARTELYALLGLLDRNAIVGDLGCGTGQLAEAVAPFVKQVIAVDESTAMLRAARARLAGLKNVDVRQGTLETLPLEEGELNVAILSLVLHYIADPAHALAAVRRALAVGGKALIVDMLPHDRAELRDTMGHVWLGIGEQQLHTWAFEAGFTQCIVHALPPTPNTKGPTLFAATLM; this comes from the coding sequence ATGAAGAAAAACCCTGTCTTCGATCGCCTCACCGCGCTCGCCGACCCGATTCGTGCCCGGCTCCTGCTCATCCTCGAGCGGCACGAACTCACGGTCGGCGAACTGCGCTCGGCTCTCCAGCTCCCCCAGAGCACGGTGAGCCGGCATTTGCGCGCGCTCGCGGATTCCGGCTGGGTCGTGAGCCGCGAAGATGGCACCAGCAATCGCTATCGCATGCCCGTGCGTGAACTCGACGCCGCCTCGCGCCGGCTCTGGCAGTCGGTGCGCGACGACTTCGGCGCACACGCCACCGCCGCCCGCGACGCCGAACGCGTGCGCGCCGTGCTCGCCGACCGACACTCCACGAGCCAGCAGTTCTTTGCCTCGAGTGCCGCGCAGTGGGATAAACTCCGCGCCGAACTCTTTGGCGCGCGCACCGAACTCTACGCCCTCCTCGGGCTGCTCGATCGCAACGCGATCGTCGGCGACCTCGGCTGCGGTACCGGTCAACTCGCTGAGGCGGTGGCACCGTTTGTTAAACAGGTGATTGCCGTGGACGAATCCACCGCGATGTTGCGTGCCGCGCGCGCGCGACTCGCGGGGCTCAAGAATGTGGACGTCCGTCAGGGCACACTCGAGACACTCCCGCTGGAAGAAGGCGAGCTCAATGTGGCGATCCTCAGTCTCGTGCTGCACTACATCGCCGATCCCGCGCACGCGTTGGCGGCCGTGCGCCGCGCCCTCGCCGTGGGCGGCAAAGCCTTGATTGTGGACATGCTCCCACACGACCGCGCCGAACTGCGCGACACGATGGGGCACGTCTGGCTCGGCATCGGAGAGCAACAGCTGCACACGTGGGCGTTCGAGGCGGGCTTTACGCAGTGCATCGTGCACGCGTTGCCGCCCACGCCAAACACCAAAGGTCCGACTTTGTTCGCGGCGACATTGATGTAG
- the ahcY gene encoding adenosylhomocysteinase, producing MSATAVTLHPFDAAKAAGREPFKVRDITLAEFGRKELRLAEFEMPGLMALRVEYKGKKPLAGAKIMGSLHMTVQTAVLIETLTELGADVRWVSCNIFSTQDHAASAVVVGKDGTADHPRGTPVFAWKGETLPEYWWCTEQALRWPDGSGPNLLLDDGGDATLLIHKGVEYEAAGKVPKHNPDKESEEYGVILDLLATELKKDGKRWTNVAADLKGVSEETTTGVHRLYEMMNAGTLLFPAINVNDSVTKSKFDNLYGCRHSLTDGILRASDVMLAGKVAVVLGYGDVGKGCAQALKGQGARVVITEIDPICALQAAMEGYQVTTLDAVVSTADIFITATGNKDIITAAHMAKMKDKAIVGNIGHFDNEIDMAGLKNYKGVERINIKPQYDEFVFPDGHSVMILAEGRLLNLGCATGHPSFVMSCSFTNQVVAQIDLHLAGQGKPTVSGTVYDKKAVYTLPKKLDEKVARLHLDKIGVKLTELTADQAAYIGVDVKGPYKADQYRY from the coding sequence ATGTCAGCCACTGCCGTTACGCTGCACCCATTCGACGCCGCCAAAGCCGCCGGCCGCGAACCCTTCAAGGTCCGCGACATCACGCTCGCGGAGTTCGGTCGCAAGGAACTCCGCCTCGCCGAATTCGAAATGCCAGGCCTCATGGCGCTCCGCGTCGAATACAAAGGCAAGAAGCCGCTCGCCGGCGCCAAGATCATGGGCTCCCTGCACATGACCGTGCAGACCGCCGTGCTCATTGAAACGCTCACCGAACTCGGCGCCGATGTGCGCTGGGTGAGCTGCAATATTTTCTCGACGCAGGATCATGCCGCCAGCGCGGTGGTGGTTGGCAAGGATGGCACTGCGGATCATCCGCGCGGCACGCCGGTGTTCGCCTGGAAGGGCGAGACGCTCCCCGAATACTGGTGGTGCACCGAGCAGGCGCTCAGGTGGCCCGACGGCTCCGGCCCGAACCTTCTTCTTGATGACGGCGGCGACGCCACGCTCCTCATTCACAAGGGCGTCGAGTACGAAGCCGCCGGTAAGGTGCCCAAGCACAACCCGGACAAGGAGAGCGAAGAGTACGGCGTCATTCTCGACCTGCTCGCCACCGAGCTCAAGAAGGACGGCAAGCGCTGGACCAATGTGGCCGCCGACCTCAAGGGCGTTTCGGAAGAGACGACCACTGGCGTGCACCGTTTGTATGAAATGATGAACGCCGGCACGCTTCTTTTTCCGGCGATCAACGTCAACGACTCCGTCACGAAGAGCAAGTTCGACAACCTCTACGGCTGCCGTCATTCGCTCACCGACGGCATTCTTCGCGCCAGCGATGTGATGCTCGCCGGTAAGGTGGCCGTCGTGCTCGGCTACGGCGATGTGGGCAAGGGCTGCGCGCAGGCGCTCAAGGGACAGGGCGCGCGTGTGGTCATCACCGAAATCGATCCCATCTGCGCATTGCAGGCGGCGATGGAAGGCTATCAGGTCACCACGCTCGACGCCGTCGTGAGCACGGCCGACATCTTCATTACCGCCACCGGCAACAAGGACATCATCACCGCCGCGCACATGGCCAAGATGAAGGACAAGGCGATCGTCGGAAACATCGGTCACTTCGATAACGAAATCGACATGGCCGGCCTCAAGAACTACAAGGGCGTGGAACGCATCAACATCAAGCCGCAGTACGACGAGTTTGTGTTCCCCGACGGCCATAGCGTGATGATTCTCGCCGAAGGCCGCCTGCTCAACCTCGGCTGCGCCACGGGCCACCCGAGTTTTGTGATGAGCTGCTCCTTCACCAATCAGGTGGTCGCGCAGATTGATCTGCACCTCGCGGGGCAGGGCAAGCCGACGGTGTCGGGCACCGTGTACGACAAGAAGGCCGTGTACACGCTTCCCAAGAAGCTCGACGAAAAAGTCGCGCGCCTGCACCTCGACAAAATCGGCGTCAAGCTCACGGAGCTCACCGCCGATCAGGCGGCGTACATCGGCGTAGATGTGAAGGGGCCGTACAAGGCCGACCAGTACCGGTACTAA
- a CDS encoding D-aminoacylase gives MTSSRRSFLATSAAVAAAACTPLTRLASPSRAILIKGGTVVDGTGARRVVADVLIENGIVREIGPNLQSSGADVLDARGLIVTPGFVDIHSHGDGGITADPMAESLVRQGVTTIVVGQDGSSNGPREQDDPDARFTSIGQYLTSLTRDVKPAVNVATMVGLGTVRGAVVGPADRPATPDELRRMTALVAQAVLEGACGASTGLEYAPGAFASIDELIALCKPLAAKRLPYSTHMRNEDDTLVEAVDEAIAIARGAGVPLQIAHLKTSGVRNFSKIDTVLARIDAAKISGMDVAFDRYPYVAYSTGLSNMFPVWALDGGSAKFVARLESPATAAKVRAESEAKAATVGGWHNVAISGVSNAADRAAEGQRVDDLAKAAGVASYEYAAGLLKRNGGSVGTVVFAMSEDNLKRFLAHPLGMVCSDGGSFAVSGASRRGHPHPRGLGSFPRVLAKYVRESGTLSLEQAVYKMSGFPASRLGLGAGVGVLKVGAAANVAVLDAATVADGATFADPFQYPTGIPYVVVNGVVALRDGERSHERSGRALRAVGR, from the coding sequence ATGACATCCAGCCGCCGCTCCTTTCTTGCAACTAGCGCCGCCGTCGCCGCCGCTGCCTGCACCCCGCTCACGCGTCTGGCGAGCCCGAGCCGAGCGATTCTCATTAAGGGCGGCACCGTCGTCGACGGCACCGGCGCACGGCGCGTGGTGGCGGATGTGCTGATAGAGAATGGCATCGTTCGCGAGATCGGTCCCAATCTGCAGTCGAGCGGCGCCGACGTATTAGACGCCCGCGGATTGATTGTCACTCCAGGATTTGTGGACATTCACTCGCATGGCGACGGCGGTATCACCGCCGATCCCATGGCGGAGTCGCTCGTGCGACAGGGGGTGACCACCATCGTCGTGGGGCAGGATGGCTCGAGCAATGGTCCGCGCGAGCAAGATGACCCCGACGCGCGCTTCACCTCCATTGGACAGTATCTCACCTCGCTCACACGCGATGTGAAGCCGGCCGTGAATGTGGCGACGATGGTCGGGCTTGGGACGGTGCGCGGCGCCGTGGTTGGCCCTGCGGATCGCCCCGCCACGCCCGACGAACTGCGGCGTATGACGGCGCTCGTGGCGCAGGCGGTGCTCGAAGGGGCCTGCGGCGCGAGCACGGGTCTCGAGTATGCGCCCGGCGCATTCGCGAGCATTGATGAACTCATTGCGCTGTGCAAGCCACTCGCAGCCAAGCGCTTGCCATACTCCACGCACATGCGCAACGAAGACGACACCCTCGTGGAGGCGGTGGACGAAGCGATTGCGATTGCGCGCGGCGCCGGCGTGCCGCTCCAGATTGCGCACCTCAAAACGAGTGGCGTGCGGAACTTCAGCAAGATCGACACGGTGCTCGCGCGTATTGATGCCGCAAAGATCAGCGGCATGGACGTGGCCTTCGATCGCTATCCGTATGTCGCGTATTCCACGGGGCTCAGCAACATGTTTCCCGTGTGGGCACTCGACGGTGGCAGCGCCAAGTTTGTGGCGCGCCTCGAGTCGCCAGCCACCGCGGCCAAGGTGCGCGCCGAGTCTGAGGCCAAAGCCGCGACGGTGGGAGGATGGCACAATGTGGCCATCTCCGGCGTCAGCAATGCGGCCGACCGTGCCGCCGAAGGGCAGCGCGTGGATGACCTCGCGAAGGCCGCCGGTGTGGCGTCATACGAGTACGCCGCCGGATTGCTCAAGCGAAATGGCGGGAGCGTCGGGACGGTGGTCTTCGCGATGAGCGAGGACAATCTCAAACGCTTTCTCGCGCATCCGCTGGGCATGGTGTGCAGCGACGGCGGCTCCTTTGCCGTCAGCGGCGCGTCGCGTCGCGGCCATCCGCATCCGCGTGGGCTGGGTTCGTTCCCGCGCGTGCTCGCCAAGTACGTACGCGAGTCGGGCACGCTCTCGCTCGAACAAGCGGTCTACAAGATGAGTGGCTTTCCCGCCTCGCGCCTCGGACTCGGCGCCGGCGTGGGCGTACTTAAAGTGGGAGCGGCCGCGAACGTCGCCGTCTTGGATGCTGCGACCGTGGCGGATGGCGCGACGTTCGCCGATCCGTTTCAGTATCCCACGGGCATCCCGTACG
- a CDS encoding phosphoribosylanthranilate isomerase, whose amino-acid sequence MPVMKVCCIASLDEAELASSLGAYAIGLVSAMPSGPGPIPDELIAEIAAAAPTHLQKFLLTSRLDADEIAQQVMRAGTNTVQIVDALASGSHARLRDLIPHVQLVQVIHVTGEGSIREAESIAAEVDAILLDSGNPTAKSKELGGTGRTHDWAVSRAIVKAVGIPVYLAGGLRAENVAEAVDVVRPFGVDVCSGVRTNGALDAEKLAAFAAAIPG is encoded by the coding sequence ATGCCTGTGATGAAAGTGTGTTGCATCGCGTCGCTCGACGAAGCTGAACTCGCGTCGTCGCTCGGCGCCTATGCTATCGGGCTGGTGTCGGCGATGCCGAGCGGGCCCGGGCCGATCCCTGACGAACTGATCGCCGAGATCGCCGCCGCCGCGCCGACGCATCTGCAGAAGTTCTTGCTGACGTCGCGCCTCGACGCCGACGAAATCGCGCAGCAAGTGATGCGCGCCGGCACCAATACGGTGCAGATCGTCGATGCGCTCGCGTCGGGTTCGCATGCGCGGCTTCGTGATCTCATCCCACATGTTCAGCTTGTGCAGGTCATCCACGTGACGGGGGAGGGAAGCATTCGCGAGGCGGAATCGATTGCCGCCGAGGTGGACGCGATTCTCCTCGACTCCGGCAATCCGACGGCGAAAAGCAAAGAGCTCGGCGGCACCGGCCGCACGCACGATTGGGCGGTGAGCCGCGCCATCGTGAAGGCCGTCGGCATCCCCGTGTACCTCGCCGGCGGCCTGCGGGCGGAGAACGTGGCCGAGGCGGTGGACGTGGTGCGGCCGTTCGGCGTGGATGTGTGCAGCGGCGTGCGGACCAATGGCGCGCTCGACGCCGAGAAGCTCGCCGCGTTCGCGGCGGCGATTCCGGGCTAG